The DNA segment GAGTGTCCACACCAGAACCAATCCCCTATAAATTGATTGTCAACTCAAACTCCAATTTGTTCAATCActtgaaaaacagaaaaaaaaaaaagaatgtccTCCCCATTGCTTCTTTCTCTTCTAGTTTTAGCCATAAGCCAAGGCCTAACCCAAGGGGCACAGCCCCTAAAATCCACAGCCAGAGAGTATCTACAAGCACACAACCAAGCAAGATCAGCAGTATCCGTTGGGCCTCTGAAATGGAGTGAAAAGCTAGCCAATGCCTCAAGCAGACTTGTCAGATATCAAAGAAACAAAATGGGTTGTCAATTTGCTAATCTCAGCAACGGCAAGTATGGTGCTAACCAGCTATGGGCTAGTGGTCTGGCTGTGACTCCATTAATGGTTGTTGACCATTGGGTTCAACAGAAGATTTACTATAACCACACCAGTAATTCATGTTTACCAAATCACCAATGTGGTGTTTATACCCAAGTTGTGTGGAAAAAGTCTCTGGAATTAGGTTGTGCTCAAGCTTCTTGTGTCAAAGAACAATCTAGTTTAACTGTCTGTTTTTATAATCCTCCTGGGAATTTTATAGGGGAAAGTCCTTATTAGAGTAGATTTAGTTTCTTCTTTTGTTATGTGAAATTGATTTCCAAGTTTGAATCTTTTTGAGAATGGGAATCATAGGTATGGGTTTGAGTCAGATTTAGTATTAATTGTGTTTTTAATGTTCTTCATCTAGCTGTAAGCAATTTCTGTTTCAGTTTTTCTCTGACAGGGTCAATATAATTAATCTGATTAGCATTATACTAACCACAGCTCAGTGACTGCAAGTGGGACAAATTTGGTGAAAAGATcagtttttttattcattttttggGAGAATTCTGGTGCATAGTGGTTGAAAATGGATCTTGTTCTTGTCCACCGACAGAAAGATGTGAACCACAAATGGTTAGAATCAGATTTGTCAAATGCAATCCATTTTGCTCTTACATTCATGTGGTTTAGGTTAATTCCATTGTGTTTGGATGTTTCTaagttttatcatttttaatgttgcgaATCAATTCTCCCCTTTTGAGCTACCTTTTGTGCGACAttaaactcgagtttctaaCATACAAGTATCAAAGACGCCCAATTCAATATCTGAAAACATATGACCTTAATACGCGATACGGAAGATAATTCAGTGATTTCTGCAATGCAATCAGTTTGAGATTATAAACACTATGCTCAGTTTCTACAAATTCTACAAACAGGAAAAACATTGAGCTAAGTTAGAACATTGAACTAATGGACTAAATCTATGTACAATGATGATTTCACAATTTCCATTCCTTTAAAGCATTACAAAAATCATGGAAAACCCGAAAGCAACATAACCGACCTGAGATTGCATTGCGGCGGAATACAAAAGTGCATTGTTCTATTGTAATCTTTCTGACTTTCATCTTCTACTTTGTACAAGGAAAGGTATCACATCtcaaaaatatatgaaaaaaccTTGAGAGCAATGCAATATCAGCTCAAGTATGCTTTTACCTTACTAGTTCTTTAGATATTAGATACCGAAAACTAAAATTATGAGGAATCCATTCAATGCTTTTACGAGATTTTCCTAGTTGACGTTTTTTAATGTTCTTCCTTAAAGATTCTGGTAAAGTCTGTTGGATCATTTCAATAACACCAGCCTGACACAAACCGGAATCCTTTGCAAATGATTCTACTATCTTCGGAAGGAGGATTTTCTGATCTTTTTTCACACCAAAGGTAGCACGGATATACTCTTCTTTTGCTGCATCAAGCTCTTGAAATATTCTTTTCGGTGTGTAGACGCGAACCTGGAAAGCAATATCATTATTATTAGACTAGAAACAACATTCTGCATAAGTAGATGCGGGTCAAGGATGAAGTACCGCAGGATCAGAATGGCTTCCCGAGCAGAGGGCAAAATGCAAAAGGGATTCAGGATGTTCGATTGCATATGCTTGCCGTTCATCTGCTGTCTTGAATTTGGACCTTGTTGAAAGTAATAATCTAAGCCACTAAAATCAAAATGCAAGATTTTATCAGTGCAACTAAACTAGATGATGCTTGCTTCATGTTTCAGTAAATCAAGAATCACATTTATCTTAATTTGATGCAGGGCTGGAGATAAACCTGTCCAGGACGAGACATCCGGCATCCGAGGATGGAATTCTGTATTGTATCTGCACTAATTGTATGACCCCCAATATTATAAGCAGCCTGCACAGAATCGAGCTGTAAGGAAAACACGAAGAGAATTGGACCGAATTTCCGTAAGGACTAATGGAGGCTTTCTTACCTTCAAGAGTAGAAAAAGTCTCTTTACATTGTTTTGTGGAATACCATAAGCAAGATATGCCTGtagaaaaattagaaaatatcCATATTCAATTCTACTTAATAAGAGAAACAGAACCGCTTAAAACGATTTGGGAAATTGAGGAAGAATGTTCATATTGAACTTGAAACATTACATGCATAACAAGTGCATTGTGTATGTTGATCCAGAAAGCAAGTTTCTCTTCATGTTTCAGCCTCCTCGGATCGACCTCTTCCAGACGACAGATAAGCGATCTACAGAAGAATAAGCCGATAAAATGTCAATATTTTCATATCAATATGTCCTTTAGCGAAAACCGAAGAATGGCTCACCTGAAACTTTGTAGCAAGTGTTCAACATCTCCCAACTTTTGACTATCTCGATAAATCCATGGCACTTCAACCATTGTACTGTATGGTCCGCTAAATTCTTTCAATCCTTCGACAAGAAAAGGGTTATCCAGCCGCACGTCAAATGATGAGTTATTCCTGAACCCTGGACTCCACATATCACATTGATCTCGCGGTGAATATGCACTTATTGATGAATAAGATGAATTGGGAGATGAAAGACCATTATGTGTCAAAGGTGGGTCTGAAAGTTTGCAATATATAGCTGACATGCACTTGATCATTTCCTCAGAAAGCTTGTTAGGCGTCTCTTGAACATGGTCGGAAATACGCGTTCCAAGATGCTCTGCCAAACTGATTATATTCGATGCATTCTGAGCATACTGCAAAAAGTTCATGTATGTAAGTACTTGGGAGCCGAAAAGAACTTCTGAACATTAATGAAATGAGAATACTAAGTTACCTCCATCATGGAAAGCGGCTGAGAATGGCAAGCACGTACAGCTCTTTCCGAAGAATCCGGAGGACAGGCCCTTATCGAAAATGCTGAACATTGTGATAATGAAGAGTGACATCGATTCACACCCGAATCTAATAGCTTCTCATCTTTTTCGGTATTATTAGACTCCTTCCATTGTTTTTCATGTGATTGATTAGCCCTCTTGCATGTTATATCAGGTCTATCTGCAGCTGGAAAACTACTTCGCGgggttgttcctggtgattttGTTCTTTCATTCTTGTTAGCTGGAGAAACCGATGAAATTTGCTCGTCAAACGCTTTCCGATACAAGGAGAGAAGATATTGTTCCAAATACACAACTTCCAACTCTAACACAGCAATTTCCTTTATCAAATCTGTGGCTGGCTGAACATACAAAGCAAGGAGCAAATCAAAAACCCCGAATGTTATCATTTTGCTTCGGATAATAATAACTATTCGCCTTCTTTTCCGAAAAGGTAAAAGACAAATGACAATGTGAAAGTACAAATTAACAATCAGAAACAACAATGTTACCTTGGAGATTGACATTGCAGCCACATTATCAAGAGATGAAGTCCTATAACCGAGTGCCTTCTCGAGAGCACATCGAACATGAAACTGATCTTGTAATCTCTTCTCAAGCTGTAGAATCTGCAcacaaaatattattaaattttttgcaATATGAAAGATAGCTGAAGAGCCTGTATTTTCAATGTTGAAACTAGCTttattcacacctcttccttcAAGGAATTTTCAACTTCAGCCTTAGGTAATAATTGTTTCTGCTTCGTTTTGACCGAGTCCTTCAACCGCCCCATATCCTGTTATCAAAATTTTGGGGGTAATCATTGAATCATCCTTCTGCTAAACTTTAAAAACCTAATTTATTCCATTGAACTCTATTTAAGACCTTACGAAGATTTGATTTCAATATCTTTACATAACATGGAAAAAGAACTAAGAACTGGtataaaaacacatgataatgAGATATTCTTTGTCATAGTTCTCTAACCTTCATATAAAAGACAATACTTTATAATattttgaaggaaaaaaaaaaggggaaaaGTGAGTAAATTTACCAGCTTTATGCGTTGTGATGATGCCTCAAAGGAACTAGCTGCTCCATCTTCCTCAATTCTTTTCTTATCAGGGAAGCTGCCATAGCACAAACACGAAAAATCAAAGATGAGATATTCGTGAAAAGAAGAATTGAAAAATGTTGGACATTTCTGAAACTTTGTGTTCATCAGAAGAGCAGATTAATGAAACAACTGGTAGTTTAAGTTACCGTCTACTAGAGGTCCATTTAGCAACTACTTTCCCAATGTTCATAGTGGGAAAAACTTCAGTTACTTTTAACACCATCAACTCCCCATTAATCACAAACTTTATGAGAGAAGAAGTTGAAAAGAAACGCAAAGAAACGTCCCCAAATTATAAGATAGCCATTTTGAAGAAACTTTTGACATTTAAAGCAAAAAACAAGCTCTCAATTTTATCTGGACCACAGATCTTTTCATGTTTCTTTCTAGTTTGAAAATAGTGACCAACTAAACCCAGgagaataaatattaaatacaaAACAAAGAGAATTTAAGTTCAAAGACATGAATTTCCCATTGTAATTACTTGTAAAACACAAATTGGGTTTAAAGTTGCCATTTTTAACTAATAAATTGAAGAAACAAGTAATTCCAGTATGGGGGAAAAATCAGAAAATGATAGCTACCTCTTTGAACGTTTATGTCTAGGAATCACTCTCAAGCTGAGCCCCAACATTTTAGTATCTCCACCACCCCCTTCAAACCACATCTCTGTAAACACATTATATTAGGGAAAATCAGAACAACATTTAATTTCCCAGAAGTGAAAACAGAGCTAAAAACAATTACCATTAAATGGGTTCACAGGAAGCACCAATTAGACTCCAAAAACTTCACTTGTCAAACCCACAAACGTCATCATTTGCACCTGAGCTAAAAAAAGTCTGAACACAGCAGAGACTAAAACGGTTTTTTAAAGACGACACCGTAGAGGGCTTTTGACTAGTGAAGCTTCACTTTGAAGGGATTAAGTTAAAGCTCTAAGCTTTTGCAATGGTGAGACTTCTATACATCAAAAGAAGGGGATAGAAAGAAAGGGGGAAAAAAGAGCAGCTCGTGGGctttaatggaagaagaaagtTGTATGAAATTGATATCAGAAGTAGACTCCTAACAAATGTCAAAAAGTAGAGATTTTTCTCTAAATCAGAGGAGTTTTATAAGTTATGTTATTATTGGATTATAATATGATATAAGTGTATGCATGATCTATGATCTATTATGTATGAATCCAATTTCTACATTCTCTTCTCTTGTTTTGTTGTTGTGTTAAGGAGAGAAAGAAAGTGGGAGTTGGTCACCGACCCTCCCACCTTGTCTTATAGTACCATGCCTACATTTGGCTTTGCTAGGCCGTGCTCAAGTAATACACcctattaatcaaattaatgtCACAATGT comes from the Euphorbia lathyris chromosome 5, ddEupLath1.1, whole genome shotgun sequence genome and includes:
- the LOC136228819 gene encoding uncharacterized protein isoform X2 is translated as MVLKVTEVFPTMNIGKVVAKWTSSRRFPDKKRIEEDGAASSFEASSQRIKLDMGRLKDSVKTKQKQLLPKAEVENSLKEEILQLEKRLQDQFHVRCALEKALGYRTSSLDNVAAMSISKPATDLIKEIAVLELEVVYLEQYLLSLYRKAFDEQISSVSPANKNERTKSPGTTPRSSFPAADRPDITCKRANQSHEKQWKESNNTEKDEKLLDSGVNRCHSSLSQCSAFSIRACPPDSSERAVRACHSQPLSMMEYAQNASNIISLAEHLGTRISDHVQETPNKLSEEMIKCMSAIYCKLSDPPLTHNGLSSPNSSYSSISAYSPRDQCDMWSPGFRNNSSFDVRLDNPFLVEGLKEFSGPYSTMVEVPWIYRDSQKLGDVEHLLQSFRSLICRLEEVDPRRLKHEEKLAFWINIHNALVMHAYLAYGIPQNNVKRLFLLLKAAYNIGGHTISADTIQNSILGCRMSRPGQWLRLLLSTRSKFKTADERQAYAIEHPESLLHFALCSGSHSDPAVRVYTPKRIFQELDAAKEEYIRATFGVKKDQKILLPKIVESFAKDSGLCQAGVIEMIQQTLPESLRKNIKKRQLGKSRKSIEWIPHNFSFRYLISKELVR
- the LOC136228819 gene encoding uncharacterized protein isoform X1, producing the protein MWFEGGGGDTKMLGLSLRVIPRHKRSKSFPDKKRIEEDGAASSFEASSQRIKLDMGRLKDSVKTKQKQLLPKAEVENSLKEEILQLEKRLQDQFHVRCALEKALGYRTSSLDNVAAMSISKPATDLIKEIAVLELEVVYLEQYLLSLYRKAFDEQISSVSPANKNERTKSPGTTPRSSFPAADRPDITCKRANQSHEKQWKESNNTEKDEKLLDSGVNRCHSSLSQCSAFSIRACPPDSSERAVRACHSQPLSMMEYAQNASNIISLAEHLGTRISDHVQETPNKLSEEMIKCMSAIYCKLSDPPLTHNGLSSPNSSYSSISAYSPRDQCDMWSPGFRNNSSFDVRLDNPFLVEGLKEFSGPYSTMVEVPWIYRDSQKLGDVEHLLQSFRSLICRLEEVDPRRLKHEEKLAFWINIHNALVMHAYLAYGIPQNNVKRLFLLLKAAYNIGGHTISADTIQNSILGCRMSRPGQWLRLLLSTRSKFKTADERQAYAIEHPESLLHFALCSGSHSDPAVRVYTPKRIFQELDAAKEEYIRATFGVKKDQKILLPKIVESFAKDSGLCQAGVIEMIQQTLPESLRKNIKKRQLGKSRKSIEWIPHNFSFRYLISKELVR